GGGAAAAGGCTTGTCCCGTCCGGACCCACGCCGTAACAAGGAGGCCCTTTTTATGGCCGAGTCCCAAATCGACGTTGCCTATGTGGCCCATCTGGCCCGCCTGAAACTGAGCCCGGAGGAGACGGCCCGCTACGAGAAGCAGCTGGGCGACGTCCTCCACTACGTCGCCGCCCTGCAGAAGGCGGACGTTTCCAAGGTCGCCCCGCCGGAGGACGATCCCGCCTACGAGAACAACCTGCGCGAGGACGCGGAGCGCCCCAGCCTGCCGCTGGAAGCGGCGCTGAGCAACGCGCCGGAGCAGGGCAACGGGCTCTTCATGGTGCCGAG
This DNA window, taken from Verrucomicrobium sp., encodes the following:
- the gatC gene encoding Asp-tRNA(Asn)/Glu-tRNA(Gln) amidotransferase subunit GatC; its protein translation is MAESQIDVAYVAHLARLKLSPEETARYEKQLGDVLHYVAALQKADVSKVAPPEDDPAYENNLREDAERPSLPLEAALSNAPEQGNGLFMVPRMVE